tttgaaaattttgcaaggCTGAGGATTTGTTGACTTACGTGTTAGATCAGCATGATTGTCCGTAGAGTAGCTGAGGTTAACTCTATTAACAGAGAGCAATGGAGAAGCATAATATGTGGTATAGTAATTCATCCCTAAGAAATCCATTGACCCTTTCACTAACTTTGATTCCTCAGGTGTGAATTTTGGGAGCCGATGTCCTACAATAGCTCGCATGCTTGCTGGGTAGTCACCATATGTTATTGGATCCAAAAACCTATATCAATGGATATTAATAGCTCGCTTAGGAACAATGAGAGACTAAGAATTTGCAATGACATTGATAATTACAATAATTGTCGCATAGTTTATGAACTTCAATATTTTGTTTAAAGTTAGTCATATGCAGCTGGGAAGCCTGAATTTTCACTAAATCAtgaattcaaaatataagtaAGTAAATATTGCTGATTCTTTCATATTAGTTTTGGGGTGAGTGtttggtctccttatatggccTTGGGCAATTCTTCCCTCGCTAGCTaacttttggggttgagttaagCTAAGATCCATTTTACAAACATATAAAGAAGTCAAGAGAATACAACATATActaaaaatttgtaaaattaaCCCATTTACACAATGTTATTTTTTCCGGTGAAGGGATGTCAATTGACTCTCCAAACAAGGGTATCTCCGCCCtcgatcatatatatatagttgacaCCATTTTAATCACAAACTAAAGCAATACCAATAATCTATAAAATTATCCTGGAGTACTTTATATATACCTTCTActctctccgttcacttttacttgtacaCAATAGACTTTGCATGCTCCTTGAGAAAAAACAAATGAAGTGCATATTTGACcataatacccatattaatGATGTATAGATTCAATGAACTTAGGAAATGATTTAAGGAATGAGTAGttagtgttaagggtaaaatcgaaaaaaaaaaattgttttctcttgatatgctaaagtgaacaagtaaaagtgagaatttatttttagtatagtagAAAAGTAAAAGTGAGAATTTATTTTAGTAtagtagacaagtaaaagtgaacggggTATCATTTATAAAACTAATTTAAAGAAATATCCATTCTTGTTGTTAGCATAGGCCCATAAAGTTTATGTCATATGACGCATATAATCATTTAAAATGTGAATCGATCCTCGAATCTAAACATGGAACACGACGGATACGGTGTGTAGAAATTAATTCTCAATGATAATGCAATTTAATCATTCTCGACACTCGACAGCGATTCTCTCTCCCCACCATTAAATGTATCAATAACAAGTTAGTCAATATCTAGTTGCTTGGAGTGTAAGGCGTTTGAATATGTAGGAGATGAAATCAGCATTTAGGcatgtgatttcatctcatgattttatttcatgatCCAAATTACCCAAAAAAGCATGATTTggaattccaaatcatgatttcaaactttttaaatgtaaaagtttatgacccataagtttatattttgtaaaaatagatCCATAAGTTGGCAGATATATTTACTAATCATTTATATCAAAGATTAAAAGATCTACAAGttggtagtatatttataacaaatttactaTTACCAACCATGTGGGAAGAttatatattaaagagtagtttctacaactcatgttcaattttccattttttaagtttgatcaattgatgttatatattttagaaattccttttagtagcgtattaattttgttatgaactatgacttgttcatttgataagattgtataagaattgggaaagttttgatggttttcacaacttgtggggtttttatatttataaaaaaaaaaaatacaacttaagaaatccaaattgcatccaaacatgattttatatcatgatttcatctcatgatttcaaattacgtccaaacggctccttaatCTAGTCAGAGCACTTACCAACCCAGCATAAAGTCAAGAGCTCTTAGTGGGGCCTTGAGTCCTTGAGGTGTGTTGATTTTAGGCACAAACCAATGAGTGACTAGAGTAATTCCTATCTGGCCTTTCTGAGTTTTCtgcaattattttaaaatatatcagTGAATTTGAAGTGATTCTTGAATGATGTGTATATCAAAATTAGAACAGATAAAGTTCAAAAATAACTTCTCTTATAAAAGCCTCTGCTAGTAGTAATCAGAACCAGAAAGCTAACCTGATATTTCTCTCTGTACACCTTAACACCAGTTGCATGTGCAAGAAGCAAGTTGTGAGCTACAATGTATGGCTCAGTTCCAGAATTACCCTCAGTGCAGTTGCCTACAAATTTAGAACATCTTCCTGGTGCAAAGGTTCCTTTTGTATATCCATTCATGCTGTATGAAAGTGGCTCATTCATAGTTATCCAGTACTTCACTCGGTCCCCAAATTCTTTGAAGCAAATGTCCACAAAGTTACCATAGTCTTTCCTGAATTAATATAATACATCATTGAATGTTGATTGGGATATCTTCGGAGTAATTAATTTTGTCTACTATCCTACTTACGCTATTTTGGAGCTTAGAAACCCTCCATATTCGTCTTCAAGGGCTTGTGGTGTGTCCCAGTGGAATAGAGTCACAAAAGGAGTTATACctaacatgaagaaaataagacTGTGTGTTTTTAAAGGGATAAATCAGATCAGAACAATGAGAGAGAGAGCTGTATTTACCATTAGCAATTAGCTCGTTGAAGACATTATTGTAGAATTTGATGCCTTCTGGATTCACTCCTTTGCTTACCTTCCCATCTTAAAATGAACAAGGAAAACTTTCAGCACACAACGTGATCGCAGATCAACTATTAGcttgcttatttttttcttcttacgtaattactccctccattccaatttaagtgtcttagtttgattgcaaacaaagtttaaagaataaaaagaggcttttgaaacttgtggtcttaaattaaagatgtatataatgtactaaaatgccttttgaatcttgtggttttaaacttgatacgtaggatgtttgaattgtcaacttactaaatacaGTATAGAAATAGACATTCTTTTTTGTCatatcaaaaagaaaagtaaaacatttaaattgggacggagagaatattttccttaatTACTATTTTTACTGTATATATTTTAGTAGTATCTCACATAGGAAAGTATTCTTACATGGTAAAATCCGAGACCAAGAGATAGACAACCTGAAAGCTTTCAATCCCAGTTCCTTAAGCATTTGAATGTCTTCCTATTATAGTGCTCAATATTTTTCAATAGTCAGTGAAACAAACATATATCCGGAAACCGCCTCCCTACCTCCTAAGATAGGAgtaagatctgcgtacactctaccttTCCCAGACTCCACAATGTGGGATTGCACTGGGTATGATGATGAGTgaaacaaacatatatatgcagttaaaaaaaaaaaaaaaagtaaaacactGTGTGACATATACCTTATACCGATGATAGAAATCAACAGCGACATCTCCAGTAGAACGGTCAAAGATCTTTTCTGTATATTGGGAGAATATTTTCTCCGAATGAGTTGTATGATGTGAAGAAagaaacagtaaaaaaaaaaaaaaaaaaaaaaaaaaaaaacagttacTAGCTTAAAATATTCATATGGTTAGATCTATCACGTATGAGTTATGACACATCTTGTTTTTTGAAATGAGATTCCCTAGCTTTAATCCAAAGAGAAGTGCATGCATGTTTTCTACAACTAGGTCTAAGGAGATCAATTTTGAAACTAGAATGACAAGATAAGATTATTAAAGACAGAATACTTAAGACCCTCTAAATTAAATTTGGCAGCTTTATTCagatttttcttaaataatacttgctcctaatttccccatgtgacttttttttatattaatcgTTACTTTCTCAAATAATAAATGTTTCCTAATTagcgccccccccccctcccccccaaacAATTCATACTTAGCttttctataaaagaaaaatgataaaagaaaaaaaaccggTAGCTATATTTTAATGGAGGAATAGAGAAGATATatggaagaaaaataagaaaataaccGTTCGAATGACTAAATAGAAAAGGAAATGGTATGTTAGATTTTTTTACACATCAGATTAATATGAAGTGGTTGTCATTTGATATTCTCACGCGCCAAACATCATTTGAAATCACTTAGATTATAGAAAACTCAAGTACATGTGTGTAATTATGACCATGCATGTTTGACGGAGAAATGATTATAAAACTAAGTATAGGGGTAATTAGGATCAGACATACTTTAGGGGAATTTAAATAAAATGCTCCAAATTTAGAAGATCTTTGGGTATTTCAccattattaaattaaacaagTACCGCACGCTTCGTTATAAATCGTCCCACCactagaaaatatattttttataggTCATGATTTGATTGGTAAAAATTGGACCGCTGAATTAATATTTAAATGCTTGAGATTGAGTGAGTTTGAATTTTTGAAAGCCCATTCTATACAGTACAACTAGCGAGTGTCAGACTTCTGAAATCTAAACTCAAATTTCATGTTTAGAAGAAATACTAACAATGTTAATATGgtccaaaataagtcttgaCAAACGATTTTGATTTACATTAGGATGAAGCAGCAAGTTTCTTTCAAATTAGGCAACTAATTCCTTTCAAGTTTTGCTTAAGACCATAAAAATATATTCTCTAATCGCATACTTGGTTTAtacgaaaaaagaaaatgttttatTTCTAAACATGTCATTCTGAGGGAGGAACTAGAAGTAGTCCGACCGATTCATAACCGACACCCTCTCTTCATAAAGAACTCCAATTACATATTTATATGCAAGGTAGTTGGTGAATAAAACCGACGATGAAGCTTTTTTCAATTTAACTATCCGATTTGGTTTTCGAGGAAAGGAGCGAATATTGTCCGGTTGTCCCTTTACATTTTGAGTATATTAGAGaaaattctcaattatttttgggaataaaaaaaaaaaattcctacaAATTAAAGGTCGTTATATGTGTCTTTTAGAAGTTTTAAGTATTAAAGTAAagatattttgtaaaaaaattattaaagatTACAAGACCAATCAACCCTTTAGTTTGTTGTAAAAAACATTAATACTTCCTTCATCCTGAAAAGAATGACAATCGAGATTCAAAATATCAGAGTAAATGACTAATTGCATCTAACTTCCGAGTGAAATCAGACAAAGTTCATAGACTTAATTTTACATGCATAAAAACAGCATAAAAGGCAACACAAATCACATcttttgttttaaataaaagTAACTAGAAAATACTTTAAAGAAATAGTAATCAGTCCGTTTTAATTTAAGTGAGACTGTTTAATtaggcacaaaatttaagaaaatataaaatatttaaaatagtCCTTAGACATTTGAGCCTGAAATTCTTTACTGCCACAATTATCAAAGTTAGTGTAGAAAGAATTATACCTTTCAAACATTAACAAACTATGCACTAGTATAAGACa
The DNA window shown above is from Lycium ferocissimum isolate CSIRO_LF1 unplaced genomic scaffold, AGI_CSIRO_Lferr_CH_V1 ctg8367, whole genome shotgun sequence and carries:
- the LOC132045877 gene encoding beta-glucosidase 12-like; translation: MLKELGLKAFRLSISWSRILPYGKVSKGVNPEGIKFYNNVFNELIANGITPFVTLFHWDTPQALEDEYGGFLSSKIAKDYGNFVDICFKEFGDRVKYWITMNEPLSYSMNGYTKGTFAPGRCSKFVGNCTEGNSGTEPYIVAHNLLLAHATGVKVYREKYQKTQKGQIGITLVTHWFVPKINTPQGLKAPLRALDFMLGWFLDPITYGDYPASMRAIVGHRLPKFTPEESKLVKGSMDFLGMNYYTTYYASPLLSVNRVNLSYSTDNHADLTPQKDGKPIGTPTALDWLFIYPKGIYGLMLHIKEKYNNPPVYITENGMADANNSTMPLKESLNDDMRIKYYEGHLWFLSKAIKDGANVKGHFVWSFLDDYEWDAGFTVRFGLTFVDYKNGLKRYHKKSAYWYKKFLLYTGQ